The proteins below are encoded in one region of Campylobacter rectus:
- a CDS encoding DUF2325 domain-containing protein — MSVLVIGADEITPIKAVLKDLGAEAIEHWDARNENRVNRKPIPQDTECVVMLTSFLNHNTMKTIKSQAKKRNIPIVCAKRSVSCVFSEYCKVFGLDKEFGCCKVKD, encoded by the coding sequence ATGTCAGTTTTAGTTATCGGAGCCGACGAGATAACGCCCATAAAAGCCGTTTTAAAAGACCTTGGTGCAGAAGCGATTGAGCACTGGGATGCGCGTAACGAAAACCGCGTAAATCGCAAACCTATCCCGCAAGATACCGAGTGCGTCGTGATGCTGACGAGTTTTCTAAATCACAACACGATGAAAACGATAAAAAGCCAGGCCAAAAAGCGCAACATCCCTATCGTTTGCGCCAAAAGAAGCGTCAGCTGCGTGTTTAGCGAGTATTGCAAAGTCTTTGGACTAGATAAGGAATTCGGATGCTGCAAGGTAAAAGACTAA
- the dcuC gene encoding C4-dicarboxylate transporter DcuC, with protein MAAAGIIIGTVVLFIVGWAIVRGKYAPLVLFLSGVFMLICSVALGTGSFMPKQAVATGNAYLNIIEFIRYMFSNRFANLGLIIMFMVGFASYMTHIGANHAFVSIATKRFARIKNPYVMVFVAFAVAKLISMVITSAVGLGVLCLALLGPVLISLGLNKLTVGSICAMSGAASMVLIGASTAAAAKATQLSILDYVFIYKIPAALPTSIVMGIALVFWNRYLDRKEGWVCSEHVGEVMEFDGAVQNPEAAAPKIYAILPFLPMILVVVFSQYCIASIKLDISAIIILSVVIAMLFEALKHRFKFDPIAEGVKVFFQAMGKSLSGVVILIIAAGVFAEGFKALGMLDSIVKLANSLGFGGFGMSVLFVVITTLVTIISGSNGASFYPLIEMVPHIAAKLNVSSVMLVLPMHQASTIARPLSPVAGVVVAIAGMLKCSPLDIVKRCSVPAVLGLLSHHIFVFLLSL; from the coding sequence ATGGCTGCTGCGGGCATTATTATCGGCACGGTGGTGCTGTTTATCGTGGGCTGGGCGATAGTGCGAGGCAAGTACGCGCCGCTCGTGCTTTTTCTTTCGGGCGTTTTTATGTTGATCTGTTCGGTCGCGCTGGGCACGGGAAGCTTCATGCCCAAACAGGCCGTAGCGACGGGCAATGCCTACCTAAATATCATCGAATTTATCCGATATATGTTCTCAAACAGATTTGCAAATTTAGGTCTTATCATCATGTTTATGGTGGGCTTTGCGAGCTACATGACGCATATCGGCGCGAACCACGCTTTCGTCTCTATCGCTACGAAGCGCTTTGCTAGGATCAAAAACCCGTACGTCATGGTATTCGTCGCATTTGCGGTGGCTAAGCTCATCAGCATGGTTATCACTAGCGCGGTGGGGCTTGGCGTGCTATGTCTTGCGCTGCTAGGACCCGTGCTCATCTCGCTTGGGCTAAACAAGCTCACCGTAGGCTCGATCTGCGCGATGTCGGGAGCCGCATCGATGGTGCTCATCGGCGCATCGACCGCCGCCGCCGCGAAAGCTACGCAGCTTAGCATTTTAGATTACGTTTTCATCTATAAAATTCCGGCCGCGCTTCCGACTTCGATCGTGATGGGCATCGCGCTCGTTTTTTGGAACAGATATCTGGATAGAAAAGAGGGCTGGGTGTGCAGCGAGCACGTGGGCGAAGTGATGGAATTTGACGGCGCCGTGCAAAATCCCGAGGCTGCCGCGCCTAAAATTTACGCGATACTGCCGTTTTTACCGATGATTTTGGTGGTCGTATTTTCGCAGTACTGCATCGCTTCTATCAAGCTTGACATCTCGGCGATCATCATCCTTTCGGTCGTCATCGCGATGCTTTTTGAAGCGCTCAAGCATAGATTCAAATTTGACCCGATTGCCGAGGGGGTCAAGGTATTTTTCCAAGCGATGGGCAAGAGCCTAAGCGGCGTCGTGATCCTTATCATCGCAGCGGGCGTATTTGCAGAAGGCTTTAAGGCTCTAGGCATGCTCGATAGCATCGTAAAGCTCGCAAATTCGCTTGGCTTTGGCGGCTTTGGTATGTCGGTGCTTTTCGTCGTCATTACGACGCTTGTTACGATCATATCCGGCTCAAACGGCGCGAGCTTCTACCCGCTCATCGAGATGGTGCCGCATATCGCGGCTAAGCTAAACGTGAGCTCCGTGATGCTCGTGCTACCGATGCATCAGGCCTCGACTATCGCTCGCCCTCTATCGCCCGTAGCAGGCGTGGTCGTCGCAATAGCGGGCATGCTAAAGTGCAGTCCGCTCGATATCGTCAAACGTTGCAGTGTGCCGGCGGTCTTGGGTCTGCTTAGCCACCATATTTTCGTATTTTTACTCTCGTTGTGA
- a CDS encoding aspartate/glutamate racemase family protein produces the protein MKKIGLIGGMSYESTMSYYEQINRKVNERLGALNSAEILLSSLNFEEIEACQRENRWDAAGEILARHARILQGGGCDFIFICTNTMHKCFDAVQSAVSVPVVHIAQATLKRLLASGVQRVGLLGTIYTMKESFYKETLQKGGVNVLIPNAEDMRMINDVIFKELCLGKISPDSKRDFLRVIDKMADAGAQGAILGCTEIGMLVSQADTDVRLFDTTQIHIDEAVGLALS, from the coding sequence ATGAAAAAGATCGGCCTGATCGGTGGGATGAGCTATGAGTCCACAATGAGTTACTACGAGCAGATAAACCGCAAAGTAAACGAGCGGCTGGGCGCGCTAAATAGCGCTGAGATCCTGCTTAGCAGTCTAAATTTTGAGGAGATCGAGGCCTGCCAGCGCGAAAACAGATGGGATGCGGCGGGCGAAATTTTGGCGCGACACGCGAGGATATTGCAGGGCGGCGGGTGTGATTTCATTTTCATCTGCACAAACACGATGCATAAGTGCTTTGACGCCGTGCAAAGCGCTGTGAGCGTGCCCGTGGTGCATATAGCGCAGGCTACGCTGAAACGACTCCTTGCAAGCGGTGTGCAGCGCGTAGGCCTACTTGGCACTATTTACACGATGAAGGAGAGCTTTTATAAAGAGACGCTGCAAAAGGGCGGCGTGAACGTGCTAATCCCGAATGCGGAGGATATGCGCATGATAAATGACGTCATCTTTAAAGAGCTTTGCCTGGGTAAAATTTCGCCCGACTCAAAGCGGGATTTTTTGCGCGTGATAGACAAAATGGCGGATGCGGGTGCGCAAGGCGCGATACTGGGCTGCACCGAGATCGGTATGCTGGTATCGCAGGCGGATACGGACGTGCGGCTTTTTGATACGACGCAGATACACATCGACGAGGCTGTAGGGCTGGCGCTGTCGTAG
- a CDS encoding M3 family metallopeptidase → MELPRWTFEDAYGDFDDARFADALSNLDEILGEIEGLLGAGGGLNLLINAYERGFEEANSLLAFCRCKSSDDTKDERAGAVEAKIREKFLRLERIKEIIFEKIDELDPSDTARQTQEFARIKFLYDERKNSWRAKFDEKERKIYEDAAASSFAPLYGVFRHLNNLIAVQATDKNGVKSIYNLSKCGGVLKGSPDAALRKSVFEGLAEHYAKHASLYVDVLNLLQGFRLGEFSAAGTDILTPSLQQNKISEQAVTAMFAALDQRMDKIRECVSLRAKYFPQGKIYACDLLAPSPFASADDIPYERAIETICAALGEVSEEIPEFIKMMLQKCWIEAQVRENKAGGAFYTRFDKFRQPRVFSSYMGTQAHMIQQAHELGHAWHYWIMRDLPALHTQFPMTLAEAASTFNEAVLRNYLRKNSSDKNLLFDILWQELKSAANFMLHIGARFDFEIAFLKARQKGAVGAAQIEELMQKAWLGRYGDTTQDAEGFLPYFKLHFYKTDQYIYNYPYTVGYLLSQFLLGEFRRAGDKFIGAYKAFLRECGVMSVEELLQKHFGKDARTREFWLECVDNALIYADEFKRLEKQMELDKTANSGG, encoded by the coding sequence ATGGAGCTTCCTAGATGGACGTTTGAGGACGCGTACGGCGATTTTGACGACGCGAGATTTGCGGATGCGCTGTCAAATTTAGACGAAATTTTAGGCGAGATAGAGGGGCTGCTAGGCGCGGGCGGCGGGCTAAATTTGCTGATAAACGCGTACGAGCGCGGCTTTGAGGAGGCGAATTCCTTGCTCGCGTTTTGCCGCTGCAAATCAAGCGACGACACCAAAGACGAGCGAGCAGGTGCTGTCGAGGCGAAAATCAGGGAGAAATTTTTGCGTCTTGAGCGGATCAAAGAGATTATTTTTGAAAAGATAGACGAGCTGGATCCCTCTGATACCGCGCGCCAAACGCAGGAGTTTGCGCGGATAAAATTTCTCTACGACGAGCGCAAAAATAGCTGGCGGGCTAAATTTGACGAAAAAGAGCGTAAAATTTACGAAGACGCAGCGGCTAGCAGTTTCGCTCCGCTTTACGGCGTATTTAGGCATCTAAACAACCTCATCGCCGTGCAGGCTACGGATAAAAACGGCGTAAAAAGCATCTATAATCTCTCAAAATGCGGGGGCGTTTTAAAGGGCTCGCCCGATGCGGCGCTGCGAAAGAGCGTGTTTGAGGGACTGGCGGAGCATTACGCTAAGCACGCGAGTTTGTACGTCGACGTTTTAAATTTGCTTCAGGGCTTTAGGCTGGGCGAATTTAGTGCAGCGGGGACGGATATTCTGACGCCTAGCCTGCAGCAAAATAAAATCAGCGAGCAGGCCGTAACGGCGATGTTTGCGGCGCTAGATCAAAGAATGGATAAAATAAGAGAGTGCGTGAGCCTGCGCGCGAAGTACTTTCCGCAGGGTAAAATTTACGCCTGCGATCTACTCGCGCCATCTCCCTTTGCTAGCGCTGATGATATCCCCTATGAGCGGGCGATAGAGACGATCTGTGCGGCTCTGGGCGAGGTTAGCGAGGAGATACCTGAGTTTATCAAAATGATGCTGCAGAAGTGCTGGATCGAGGCGCAGGTACGCGAAAACAAAGCAGGCGGCGCGTTTTATACGAGATTTGATAAATTTCGGCAGCCGCGCGTTTTTTCTAGCTACATGGGCACGCAGGCGCATATGATCCAGCAGGCGCACGAGCTCGGACACGCATGGCACTACTGGATCATGCGCGATCTGCCCGCGCTGCACACGCAGTTTCCTATGACGCTGGCGGAGGCTGCCAGCACCTTTAACGAAGCCGTGCTGCGAAACTATCTGCGAAAAAACAGCTCGGATAAAAATTTGCTCTTTGATATCTTGTGGCAAGAGCTAAAATCGGCGGCAAATTTCATGCTACACATCGGCGCGCGGTTTGATTTTGAGATCGCTTTTTTAAAAGCTAGGCAAAAGGGCGCGGTCGGCGCGGCGCAGATAGAGGAGCTCATGCAAAAGGCGTGGCTAGGCCGTTACGGCGATACGACGCAGGACGCGGAGGGCTTTTTGCCGTATTTTAAGCTGCATTTTTACAAAACCGATCAATACATCTACAACTATCCCTACACTGTCGGCTACCTGCTCTCGCAGTTTTTGCTGGGCGAGTTTAGGCGCGCGGGCGATAAATTTATCGGCGCATACAAGGCGTTTTTGCGAGAGTGCGGAGTGATGAGCGTCGAGGAGCTATTGCAAAAGCACTTCGGCAAGGATGCGCGAACGCGGGAGTTTTGGCTTGAGTGCGTCGATAATGCGCTCATTTATGCGGACGAGTTTAAGCGGCTCGAAAAGCAGATGGAGCTTGATAAGACGGCAAATTCGGGCGGGTAA